Below is a genomic region from Sphingomonas sp. KR3-1.
GCTTCTGGGCGTCTTCCGTCTGGGCGAAGGCGGGCGTGGCGAGCGCGGACAGCGCCACGCCGAGACAGAGAGAAAGCTTCAGATTCAACTTGAGGACCCCTTTTGGCGGATTCGCACGCCCTGCTCGGCGCTTCGCGGAGGCCATTAGCGCTATTGCGAGTGATTTGCAACTAAGCGGATGACGCAGGCGCGGCCTTGCGATTTCCCGGGCGAACCGACACCAAGGCAGAAGCAAAAGGGGGAGCGGATGGCGGAGATCGCAGCAGGCGCGGCGCAGGCGGAAACGCCCGATCGCACGGCGACCGGCAAGGAGCATTTCGAGGTGCTAGACGGGCTGCGCGGCACTGCGGCGCTGCTCGTCGTGCTGTTCCACATCCAGGGCATCACCGTGATGTGGGACGGCGCCAAGGTGGTGCTGCACCATGCCCCGCTCGCAGTCGATTTCTTCTTCGCGCTGTCGGGATTCGTGCTCGGCTATGCCTATGACGATCGCTGGCCGAGGATGCCCACCGGCCATTTCCTCGCGCTGCGGCTGATCCGGCTGCACCCGCTGGTCGTCCTCGGCGCGCTGCTCGGGCTGGCGAGCTATCTGCTCGATCCCTTCGCCACGCCGGCCCAGGCGGCCACGCCGCTGCGCGCGGTGCTGACGGCCTTCGCGATGTGCCTGTTCGCGCTGCCGACCTGGTCGCTGCCCAATCGCTGGACCGACACGCATCCGCTCAATGGCCCGATCTGGACGCTGTTCCAGGAATATATCGGCAGCCTCGCCTATGCGCTGCTGCTGCGCCGTCTGCCCAACGCCGCGCTCGCGGCGATCGCGGTGCTGAGCGGGATCCTGCTGATCGTCACTGCCACGATGTTCGGCTCGCTCGACCAGGGCTCCTATTGGGAGACCTTCTGGATGGCGCCGGTGCGGCTGTGCTTCCCGTTCGTCACCGGGCTGTGGCTCTTCCGGGTCCGCGACCGGCTGCCCAGGCTGCGGCTCGGCTGGCTGCCGCTGTCGTTGGCGATGCTCGCGATCACGGCCTTCCCCACGCTGGCGCCGATCGGCGGGATCAAGGTCAACGGGCTCTACGAGGCGCTATGCGTCGTGCTGCTCTTCCCCGCGATCCTCGTCGCCGGCCGCCATTCGGAGCCCGGGCGCGGCATGCTCTGGCTGTGCAAGGCGAGCGGGCGCATCTCCTACCCGATCTACATCACCCATTTCCCCTTCCTCTATGTCTGGATGAACTTCGTCGCGACCGGCCGGGCCTCGACCGGCGAACTGCTCGCGATCGGCACCGCGCTGGTGCCGTTCCTGCTGCTGGTCGCCTGGGCGGCCTATGCCGGGTGGGACGTGCCGATCCGCAGGCGCCTCGGCGCCTGGCTGCGCGCCGGGCGCCTCGCACGCTGAGGCACGCTTGACTCATTTCGATATTTAGCTAAACGTCATTTTATGGACAGAGTCTTCAACGCGCGGGCGGCCCCGACTCGCCGCAAGGTGCTCGATCCGCGGCACCGGGGGCCGATGACGACGGGCGAGCGCAGCCCGCGAAGACGCCGCCGCCTGACCCGCTAACCCGCTTCCGCTCCCACCGCCGTCACGCCGCGCCAGCCCCGCGGCGAGCGAAGACGCGCGCCTTTCCCATTGGAGGTCCCTATGATCGCACGTCGCTTCCGCCTGCTTGCCTGTCTCGCCCTGCTGCCCGCGGGACCAGTTTCCGCGCAAACCGCGGCGCCCCCGCCTGCGCCGGCCGAGGCTGCCGCCGATCCGGCACTCTGGGTAGTCCGCGATGCCGACACGACGATCTATCTGTTCGGGACGATCCATTTCATGCGTCCCGGCACGGCC
It encodes:
- a CDS encoding acyltransferase, which codes for MAEIAAGAAQAETPDRTATGKEHFEVLDGLRGTAALLVVLFHIQGITVMWDGAKVVLHHAPLAVDFFFALSGFVLGYAYDDRWPRMPTGHFLALRLIRLHPLVVLGALLGLASYLLDPFATPAQAATPLRAVLTAFAMCLFALPTWSLPNRWTDTHPLNGPIWTLFQEYIGSLAYALLLRRLPNAALAAIAVLSGILLIVTATMFGSLDQGSYWETFWMAPVRLCFPFVTGLWLFRVRDRLPRLRLGWLPLSLAMLAITAFPTLAPIGGIKVNGLYEALCVVLLFPAILVAGRHSEPGRGMLWLCKASGRISYPIYITHFPFLYVWMNFVATGRASTGELLAIGTALVPFLLLVAWAAYAGWDVPIRRRLGAWLRAGRLAR